A single genomic interval of Lachnospiraceae bacterium harbors:
- a CDS encoding GNAT family N-acetyltransferase has protein sequence MERDIRFRKIDAEEFDRLKRLFPGDEELWKKYRAECVNRLMNHEMDIFVIEAEGEMVGELTVNYVSDELQSETIPGRRVYLAAYRVEKARQGKGLGQRLLAYVLKEMEARGYTEFTIGVEEDNALAKHIYFKYGFVDPIDHGEGDEFDPSAYTLYLRSK, from the coding sequence ATGGAAAGAGATATCCGGTTTAGAAAAATTGATGCGGAAGAGTTTGATCGCTTAAAAAGACTGTTTCCGGGTGATGAAGAGCTGTGGAAAAAATATAGAGCCGAGTGTGTAAACCGGCTAATGAATCATGAAATGGATATTTTTGTGATAGAAGCAGAAGGAGAGATGGTCGGGGAGCTGACGGTTAATTATGTCAGCGATGAGCTGCAAAGCGAGACGATCCCCGGACGCAGGGTCTATTTGGCAGCATACAGAGTAGAGAAAGCGCGGCAGGGAAAAGGGCTTGGGCAGAGGCTGCTTGCCTATGTGCTGAAAGAGATGGAAGCAAGAGGATATACAGAATTTACGATTGGTGTAGAAGAGGATAATGCGCTTGCAAAGCATATTTATTTTAAATACGGCTTTGTGGATCCGATTGATCATGGGGAAGGGGACGAATTTGATCCCAGTGCCTATACGCTATATCTAAGGAGCAAATAA
- a CDS encoding glutamine synthetase type III: protein METTTRLNHVPALFGSMVFNDHVMKERLPKETYRALQRTIAEGRKLDPAVGNVVANAMKDWAIEKGATHYTHWFQPLTGITAEKHDSFISPVEGGHVIMEFSGKELVKGEPDASSFPNGGLRSTFEARGYTAWDPSSYAFIKDHTLCIPTVFYSYGGEALDKKTPLLRSVEAINKQALRILRLFGHHDVKRVIVTVGPEQEYFLISRKKYYQRQDLVICGRTLFGAQPPKGQELEDHYFGTIKPRVAEFMADLDEELWKLGILAKTEHNEAAPAQHELAPIFNDTNTATDHNQLTMEIMKKVARRHELACLLHEKPFEGVNGSGKHNNWSLSTDTGINLLEPGDSPRDNAQFLLFLTAVIKAVDEYQDLLRASIASVNNDHRLGGNEAPPAIVSMFLGSELTSILDTIENGSQYEQQDRKELKVGVHILPRFAQDTTDRNRTSPFAFTGNKFEFRMPGSGSSISGPNVILNTIVAEALSQFAEELEQAESFDSALQALIQRTIHDHKRIIFNGNNYSQEWVEEAARRGLSNLVTTVDALPAYLAEKNVQVFTKHHIFTPTELQSRFEISLESYCKTLNMEALTMIDMAYKEILPAVSKYVDFLCSAVLHKKQAGLAEIRTSEEALAQTLSRLSSEAYEKLCHLEDRLQKTHCITDIHEKALYFKDAVLPAMAALRASADAMERLTAEEYWPYPTYTKLLFYI from the coding sequence ATGGAAACCACAACACGATTAAATCATGTGCCGGCGCTGTTTGGCAGCATGGTCTTCAATGACCATGTGATGAAGGAGCGCCTGCCTAAGGAAACCTACCGCGCACTGCAGCGCACGATCGCCGAAGGGCGAAAGCTCGATCCGGCCGTTGGCAACGTGGTAGCTAATGCCATGAAGGATTGGGCCATCGAAAAGGGCGCCACGCATTACACCCACTGGTTTCAGCCTTTAACCGGCATCACCGCGGAAAAGCATGACAGCTTTATCAGTCCGGTGGAGGGCGGCCATGTTATCATGGAATTTTCCGGAAAGGAACTCGTAAAGGGAGAGCCGGATGCCTCCAGCTTTCCGAACGGCGGTCTGCGCTCCACCTTTGAGGCGCGCGGCTATACCGCCTGGGATCCTTCCTCCTATGCCTTTATTAAAGATCATACACTTTGCATCCCTACTGTATTTTATTCGTATGGCGGCGAAGCTCTGGATAAGAAAACGCCCCTGCTTCGCTCAGTGGAAGCGATTAACAAGCAGGCGCTGCGGATCCTGCGCCTGTTCGGACATCACGATGTGAAGCGTGTCATCGTCACCGTGGGCCCTGAGCAGGAGTATTTCCTGATCAGCCGCAAGAAATATTATCAGCGTCAGGATCTCGTCATCTGCGGACGCACCCTGTTTGGCGCACAGCCGCCTAAGGGTCAGGAATTAGAAGATCATTATTTTGGCACCATCAAGCCGCGCGTGGCTGAATTTATGGCAGATCTAGACGAGGAGCTCTGGAAGCTGGGGATTCTGGCCAAGACGGAGCATAATGAAGCGGCGCCGGCCCAGCATGAGCTGGCCCCGATCTTTAACGATACCAATACTGCTACCGACCATAATCAGCTGACGATGGAGATCATGAAAAAGGTGGCGCGCCGCCATGAGCTGGCCTGCCTGCTCCACGAGAAGCCCTTTGAGGGCGTGAACGGCAGCGGCAAGCATAATAACTGGTCCCTGTCCACCGATACGGGCATCAATCTGTTAGAGCCCGGCGATTCGCCGCGCGATAACGCACAGTTCCTTTTATTCCTCACCGCGGTCATCAAGGCTGTGGATGAATATCAGGATTTGCTGCGTGCGTCCATTGCCAGCGTAAATAACGATCACCGGCTTGGCGGCAACGAAGCGCCCCCGGCCATTGTATCGATGTTTTTAGGCTCTGAGCTGACCTCCATTTTGGATACGATCGAAAACGGCAGTCAATATGAACAGCAGGACCGCAAGGAGCTCAAGGTCGGCGTGCATATCCTGCCGCGCTTTGCACAGGACACCACCGACCGCAACCGCACTTCGCCGTTTGCCTTTACCGGCAATAAATTTGAGTTCCGGATGCCCGGCTCCGGCTCCTCCATTTCCGGTCCGAATGTGATCCTAAACACGATTGTCGCCGAAGCGCTTTCTCAGTTCGCCGAAGAGCTGGAGCAGGCCGAAAGCTTTGACAGCGCCCTACAGGCGCTGATCCAGCGCACGATCCACGATCACAAGCGGATCATCTTTAATGGCAATAACTACTCCCAGGAATGGGTTGAGGAAGCTGCCCGCCGCGGCCTTTCCAATCTGGTGACCACAGTAGATGCGCTTCCCGCTTATCTGGCCGAGAAAAATGTACAGGTCTTTACCAAGCATCATATCTTTACGCCTACCGAGCTGCAGTCCCGCTTCGAGATTTCTCTGGAAAGCTACTGCAAAACGCTCAACATGGAGGCGCTGACCATGATCGATATGGCCTACAAGGAGATCCTGCCGGCCGTATCCAAATATGTGGATTTCCTGTGCTCTGCCGTGCTGCATAAAAAGCAGGCCGGCCTTGCCGAGATCAGAACCAGCGAGGAAGCCTTGGCCCAGACGCTCTCCCGCCTTTCCTCCGAAGCCTATGAAAAGCTTTGCCATCTGGAGGATCGCCTGCAGAAAACGCACTGCATCACCGATATTCACGAAAAGGCCCTCTACTTCAAGGACGCCGTTTTGCCGGCCATGGCTGCCCTGCGCGCCTCCGCCGATGCAATGGAGCGCCTCACCGCCGAGGAATACTGGCCCTATCCCACCTATACGAAATTATTATTCTATATCTAA
- a CDS encoding transglutaminase domain-containing protein has product MLQDDIQSLQIHLPEDIANAKGCGDFERAQRLIDARLSDIRTPKFLLPRLRAEKAILTRLPLDYTYTIAEAVSLVQQDIPDFNEAEFNELMDAGAIDWIYIHGTPHIAARFYETLLKVNPLIARRAGKEGDFEALPGTQLLNRNMQQMKELGGVCRHIRIRAKLQIKDSAFRPGQHVRVHMPIPAAAVNMKNIEILATSPEAVMMSAPSHAQRSVYFEETMQENHPFYVEYAYDCLALNHVLDPNQVTSNRTAFDTEEELPHICFTPTIRALCDELKGEEENPLKIARLFYDFCTTLVKYSFMREYFTIPEIPEYAALNLKGDCGVQALLFITLCRCAGIPARWQSGLYITPDSAGAHDWAQFYIAPYGWLFADPSFGGSAYRNGNLDRWNHYFGSLDPFRMVANSMFQQRMDPLKFQPRLDPYDNQVGEVEYDDQGLLRSDLTYSWEILEHTERDIHELITL; this is encoded by the coding sequence ATGCTGCAAGACGACATTCAATCCCTACAGATCCATCTGCCGGAAGACATTGCCAACGCCAAAGGCTGCGGCGATTTTGAGCGGGCGCAGCGCCTGATCGACGCGCGCCTGTCCGACATCCGTACCCCCAAATTCCTTTTACCCCGTCTGCGCGCGGAAAAGGCCATCCTTACCAGGCTTCCCCTGGACTACACCTATACCATCGCAGAGGCTGTTTCCCTCGTGCAGCAGGATATTCCCGATTTTAACGAAGCAGAATTTAACGAGCTGATGGACGCCGGCGCCATTGACTGGATTTATATCCACGGCACCCCTCACATCGCCGCTCGCTTTTACGAGACTTTACTCAAGGTAAATCCGCTGATTGCCCGCCGTGCGGGAAAAGAGGGCGATTTTGAAGCCTTGCCCGGGACCCAGCTGCTCAACCGCAATATGCAGCAGATGAAGGAGCTCGGCGGTGTGTGCCGGCATATCCGGATCCGCGCTAAGCTGCAGATCAAGGATTCTGCTTTCCGGCCCGGCCAGCATGTGCGCGTGCATATGCCGATCCCAGCAGCGGCGGTGAATATGAAAAATATTGAGATCCTTGCGACCAGTCCGGAGGCGGTTATGATGTCGGCTCCTTCGCATGCGCAGCGCAGCGTTTATTTTGAGGAGACGATGCAGGAGAATCATCCCTTCTATGTAGAGTATGCCTATGACTGCCTGGCGCTGAATCATGTGCTGGATCCCAATCAGGTTACGTCAAACCGCACGGCTTTTGATACGGAGGAGGAGCTTCCTCATATTTGCTTTACGCCCACCATCCGTGCGCTGTGTGATGAATTAAAGGGCGAAGAGGAAAATCCGCTGAAGATTGCCCGGCTTTTTTATGACTTCTGTACGACACTGGTTAAGTATTCTTTTATGAGAGAGTACTTTACGATCCCGGAGATTCCGGAGTATGCGGCTCTGAATCTAAAGGGAGACTGCGGCGTGCAGGCACTTTTGTTTATTACGCTTTGCCGCTGCGCCGGCATCCCAGCCCGCTGGCAGTCCGGCCTGTATATTACGCCTGATTCAGCTGGCGCGCATGACTGGGCGCAGTTTTATATAGCCCCCTACGGCTGGCTGTTTGCTGATCCTTCCTTTGGCGGCAGCGCCTACCGCAATGGCAATCTGGACCGATGGAATCATTACTTTGGAAGTCTGGATCCCTTCCGCATGGTGGCCAATTCCATGTTCCAGCAACGTATGGATCCGCTGAAATTCCAGCCTCGTCTGGACCCCTATGACAATCAGGTGGGCGAGGTGGAATATGATGATCAGGGGCTTTTGCGCAGCGATCTGACATATTCATGGGAAATTTTGGAACATACAGAGCGCGATATTCACGAACTGATAACCCTCTAA
- a CDS encoding PilT/PilU family type 4a pilus ATPase, with protein MTILEFLTQMTSLGASDLFIVAGRPLSYKLGGKIIQVDDQRIMPDQTQQLIEEIYELAKRETRRLLQTGDDDFSFAITGLSRFRVSTYMQRGSLAAVIRIITFTLPDPASLGIPQQIIDLGKINKGLVLVTGPAGSGKSTTLACIIDAINRNQEKHIITLEDPLEFLHRHQKSIISQREINSDTKSYVVALRAALRQSPDVILLGEMRDFETISIAMTAAETGHLVLSTLHTLGAANTIDRIIDVFPPAQQRQISIQLASVLQAVVSQQLIPSAQENAMLPAFELMTANTAIRNMIRESKIHQIDGLISGSSTDAMFSMDASLAKLCKSGAISKADALMHSTNPDMLARKLN; from the coding sequence ATGACCATCTTAGAATTTCTAACACAAATGACCTCTCTAGGTGCTTCCGATCTGTTTATCGTCGCTGGCCGCCCCCTTTCCTACAAGCTTGGCGGCAAGATCATTCAGGTTGACGATCAGCGCATCATGCCTGACCAAACACAGCAGCTAATTGAGGAAATCTACGAGCTGGCCAAGAGAGAAACCCGCCGCCTTCTGCAGACAGGAGACGATGACTTTTCATTTGCCATCACCGGCCTTTCCCGGTTCCGTGTCAGCACCTATATGCAGCGCGGTTCGCTGGCCGCCGTCATCCGCATTATCACATTTACCCTGCCGGATCCTGCCTCTTTGGGCATTCCGCAGCAAATTATTGATTTGGGAAAAATAAACAAGGGCCTTGTACTGGTCACAGGACCCGCCGGCAGCGGAAAATCGACCACGCTGGCCTGTATCATCGACGCCATCAACCGTAATCAGGAAAAGCACATCATCACCCTTGAGGATCCGCTGGAATTTTTGCACCGGCATCAAAAGAGCATTATCAGCCAGCGCGAAATCAACTCTGATACCAAAAGCTATGTTGTCGCTCTGCGCGCGGCGCTGCGCCAAAGTCCGGATGTAATCCTTTTAGGAGAGATGCGTGATTTTGAGACCATTTCCATTGCCATGACAGCTGCTGAAACCGGTCACTTAGTCCTGTCAACGCTGCATACGCTTGGTGCTGCCAATACCATCGACCGCATTATCGACGTATTCCCACCTGCCCAGCAGCGGCAGATTTCCATCCAGCTTGCATCCGTTCTGCAGGCCGTTGTTTCACAGCAGCTCATTCCGTCTGCGCAGGAAAACGCCATGCTTCCCGCCTTTGAGCTCATGACCGCCAATACCGCCATTCGCAATATGATCCGCGAAAGCAAAATTCACCAGATCGACGGCCTCATTTCTGGCTCCTCCACAGATGCTATGTTCTCTATGGACGCCAGCCTAGCCAAGCTCTGCAAGTCAGGAGCCATCTCCAAAGCAGATGCGCTCATGCATAGTACCAATCCCGATATGTTAGCCCGTAAACTCAATTGA
- a CDS encoding DUF4860 domain-containing protein: MNANHRPSHTTDLLFSLGLFCVFAACAFIVIMIGIHVYQGTVEDMQNTYSTRTALSYVTEKIRQHDRSGCVSTASLDGKTVLVLSDSIDDTTYLTYIYADESALYELTIQEGAEPQLDMGEAIIEVKDFSIEEAENGFYQFSAADQSGDTVSLLLHLRSE, from the coding sequence ATGAATGCTAACCACCGCCCTTCTCATACGACTGACCTCCTTTTCAGTCTGGGGCTATTTTGTGTGTTTGCGGCCTGTGCCTTTATTGTGATCATGATCGGAATCCACGTCTACCAAGGCACAGTAGAGGATATGCAAAACACCTATTCCACACGAACGGCTCTATCCTATGTAACCGAAAAAATACGCCAGCATGACCGCAGCGGCTGCGTAAGTACGGCTTCCCTGGACGGAAAAACAGTTCTAGTGCTTTCAGATTCCATTGACGACACCACCTATCTCACATATATTTATGCAGATGAATCCGCTCTTTATGAGCTAACCATACAAGAGGGCGCAGAGCCCCAGCTCGATATGGGTGAAGCCATTATCGAGGTCAAAGACTTTTCTATTGAAGAAGCTGAAAACGGTTTCTATCAGTTTAGCGCCGCCGATCAAAGCGGTGATACCGTTTCACTTTTGCTTCACCTGCGCAGCGAGTAA
- a CDS encoding type II secretion system F family protein — protein sequence MKPLTNAELATFCNQLALILRSGISAPEGLSIMIEDTPEGEGKTLLETLLSHLEATGSLSEALSESGCFPPYMCSMIQLGEQSGRLDDVTQSLAAYYQREDSLSKSIKSAVTYPLVMLGMMIVVLLVLIIKVLPVFNQVFQQLGASLTGVSGAILTLGDSLSQYGILFIVLIIIAAALFFYFFGTAKGRKHTGGLANTFFVTRNLAAKIACARFASGMYLSLSSGLDTDQSLEMVSQLVEHPATRQKINTLRELTAQGLSFAEAILQTKLFSGIYARMISIGAKTGAMDEVLQQISVQYDEEIEDRMASAISKLEPTLVAILSVAVGLILLSVMLPLMGIMSNIG from the coding sequence ATGAAACCCTTAACTAACGCAGAGCTGGCTACCTTTTGCAATCAGCTGGCACTCATCCTTCGTTCTGGCATTTCTGCTCCAGAGGGATTATCCATCATGATAGAAGACACACCTGAGGGCGAAGGCAAAACTCTTCTGGAGACCCTGCTCTCTCACCTCGAAGCGACCGGCTCCTTATCGGAAGCCCTAAGCGAATCCGGCTGCTTCCCTCCCTATATGTGCAGTATGATCCAGCTAGGCGAGCAATCCGGCCGTCTCGACGACGTCACGCAGTCGCTCGCCGCCTACTATCAGCGCGAAGACTCTCTTTCCAAAAGCATCAAAAGCGCTGTCACATACCCTCTGGTCATGCTTGGCATGATGATCGTCGTTTTGCTGGTACTCATTATCAAAGTATTGCCCGTTTTCAATCAGGTATTTCAGCAGCTGGGCGCCAGCCTGACAGGCGTCTCCGGCGCCATTCTAACGCTTGGTGATTCTCTGAGCCAATACGGCATTCTTTTCATCGTCCTTATTATCATTGCGGCCGCTTTATTTTTCTATTTTTTCGGTACGGCCAAAGGCCGAAAGCATACCGGTGGTCTTGCCAATACCTTTTTTGTCACTCGTAATTTGGCAGCCAAAATCGCCTGCGCACGATTTGCCAGCGGAATGTATCTTTCGCTGAGCAGCGGTCTTGACACAGACCAAAGCCTTGAGATGGTTTCCCAGCTGGTAGAGCATCCCGCAACCCGTCAGAAAATCAATACGCTGCGCGAGCTTACCGCTCAGGGGCTCAGCTTCGCAGAAGCCATCCTGCAGACCAAACTATTTTCCGGCATCTATGCCAGAATGATCAGTATCGGCGCCAAGACCGGCGCTATGGATGAGGTCCTGCAGCAGATCTCGGTCCAATATGACGAGGAGATCGAAGACCGTATGGCCAGCGCCATTTCCAAGCTGGAGCCCACTCTCGTCGCCATCCTTTCTGTCGCCGTTGGTCTGATTTTGCTCTCCGTCATGCTTCCCCTGATGGGAATCATGTCCAACATCGGCTGA
- a CDS encoding transglutaminase domain-containing protein has translation MHHIHRLTTVFTLFFLSCLLLILGGCSQNAADPPANSSSSIQSLRSNNPTVYTPKADGQITLGQEPLILDISHTDQGYIMTRYTGTSAKANLQVTGPDGITYKYFFPPSEAYMTIPITAGSGTYEIAAYENIVDTKYATLYKETVEITLSSEFLPFLYPNMYVNFSADSKAVSAAADIVSSVSSDLEAVGAIYHYIIEHIVYDNQKAQSVPSGYLPDIDETLQTNAGICFDYASLTAAMLRSQNIPTRLEFGYSGEVYHAWISVYIEDIGWIDKLIEFTGDSWTRMDPTFAASNDNSSAILEYIGDGSHYILQYIH, from the coding sequence ATGCATCACATACACCGATTGACTACCGTATTTACCCTCTTTTTTCTTAGCTGCCTGCTGCTGATTCTTGGCGGCTGCTCCCAAAACGCAGCCGATCCGCCTGCTAATTCAAGTTCAAGCATCCAAAGCCTGCGGTCCAATAACCCTACAGTTTATACGCCAAAAGCAGACGGCCAAATCACTCTGGGGCAGGAGCCCCTGATTCTGGATATATCTCACACAGATCAGGGCTATATCATGACCCGATATACCGGAACCTCTGCGAAAGCCAATCTGCAGGTTACAGGCCCCGATGGCATTACGTATAAATATTTCTTTCCGCCCTCCGAGGCCTATATGACCATTCCCATCACTGCCGGCAGCGGAACCTATGAAATTGCTGCCTATGAAAATATCGTAGACACCAAATATGCTACTCTTTATAAAGAAACTGTCGAAATCACATTATCCAGTGAATTTCTTCCGTTTCTTTATCCGAATATGTATGTTAATTTTTCAGCTGATTCCAAGGCCGTCTCAGCCGCCGCCGACATCGTTTCCTCCGTATCTTCTGATTTAGAAGCTGTCGGCGCTATTTACCATTATATTATAGAGCACATCGTATATGACAATCAAAAAGCCCAGTCAGTTCCATCCGGCTATCTGCCGGACATTGATGAAACCCTGCAGACCAATGCAGGGATCTGTTTTGATTATGCCTCGCTGACCGCCGCTATGCTGCGCTCGCAAAATATCCCCACCCGACTCGAATTCGGATATTCCGGCGAGGTTTACCATGCCTGGATCAGCGTTTATATCGAAGATATCGGATGGATCGACAAGCTTATCGAATTCACCGGAGACTCATGGACCCGCATGGATCCCACCTTTGCCGCAAGCAATGACAATAGTTCAGCCATTCTAGAGTATATCGGCGATGGCTCTCATTATATTTTACAGTATATACACTGA
- a CDS encoding RNA polymerase sigma factor, which translates to MASEKFDYQYYAYLASRIRKGDSNAFAELYDATYERLYRYVYYFLKNPDFVPDALQEIYISVYKNIHSLKMDKLLIPWMKQIAYHVCCDFAKQIAGRHETATDLSDDTQASFSGTLEAPDCFQSVFDKDTALQLNTALSKLPVKIRQAFLLRYEQELKLEEIADFMDVSLSSVKRYINTAQKALQKSFTHLQTRL; encoded by the coding sequence ATGGCAAGCGAAAAATTTGATTATCAATATTATGCGTATCTGGCGTCACGCATCCGCAAAGGAGACAGCAATGCATTTGCAGAGCTATATGACGCCACCTACGAAAGGCTCTACCGTTATGTATATTATTTTCTAAAAAATCCGGACTTTGTTCCGGATGCTCTGCAAGAAATTTACATATCCGTTTATAAGAATATTCATTCCCTAAAGATGGATAAACTGCTCATTCCATGGATGAAGCAAATCGCCTATCATGTTTGCTGCGACTTTGCCAAGCAGATTGCCGGACGCCATGAAACGGCGACGGATCTTTCTGATGATACACAGGCTTCCTTTTCAGGCACACTGGAAGCGCCTGACTGTTTTCAGTCCGTTTTTGATAAAGACACTGCTTTGCAGCTAAACACGGCATTAAGCAAGCTTCCCGTGAAAATCCGTCAGGCCTTTCTTCTGCGGTATGAGCAAGAACTGAAATTAGAAGAAATTGCAGACTTTATGGACGTAAGCCTAAGCTCTGTAAAGCGCTATATCAACACCGCACAAAAAGCGCTACAAAAGAGCTTCACCCATCTGCAAACTCGCCTATAA
- a CDS encoding diguanylate cyclase yields MSHQEKELQKILIVDDSEMNRAILTDMLENEYEILEAENGVEAINILQKYSVEISLVLLDIVMPEMDGFEVLQVMNESGWIEDIPVIMISAETASKHMQKAYELGVTEFIGRPFDVMVVRHRVVNTILLYTKQKRLTSLVADQVYEKEQRSNLLINILSHIVEFRNEESGLHVLHIRTLTEILLKQLVQKTDRYALSQEDIGLIGLASALHDVGKMAIPDEILNKPGRLTKEEFEVIKTHTTAGAKILEALPWYESESLVKIAYEICRWHHERYDGTGYPDGLKGDEIPISAQIVALADVYDALTSERVYKKAIPHEEAVQMILGGQCGNFNPLVLECLQDVHELIKEELTEDSPVKANRREMQSIAQAMMGHEELSASERTLKLLEHERMKYDFFAALSQEIQFEYTISPSMITLNDWGAEKLGCGKVLVGPFDNEKIFSVFSRKNMRILSEEIHSTTTEQPVVQYDCQLTINGEERWTRIIARAIWSTDEPPRYIGTIGKAIDIHETHKEMETLKRLAFHDSLTGLLNHAHAKERIIQRMEERPFSKYALVMFDVDHFKNANNHYGHMFGDRLLIYMAEKLRQAIRGGDIAARVGGDEFLIFLEYKEEIDAGINRIFNTLCGQYEEFPISLSMGIAKSEMVGNDYDTLLHAADKALYAVKRDGRKQYRFYDDSMQGMFSALSPIESDEENHREEKE; encoded by the coding sequence ATGAGCCATCAGGAAAAAGAGCTTCAAAAGATACTGATTGTCGATGATTCAGAAATGAATCGGGCCATTTTGACTGATATGCTGGAAAACGAATATGAAATATTAGAAGCGGAAAATGGAGTAGAAGCGATTAATATATTACAAAAGTATAGCGTGGAAATTTCATTAGTTCTTTTAGATATAGTCATGCCAGAGATGGATGGCTTTGAGGTTCTGCAGGTTATGAATGAAAGCGGCTGGATTGAAGACATTCCAGTCATCATGATCTCAGCCGAGACAGCCTCTAAACATATGCAGAAGGCGTATGAGCTAGGCGTGACCGAGTTTATTGGACGGCCGTTTGATGTGATGGTTGTGCGGCATCGTGTGGTCAATACCATTCTTTTATACACAAAGCAAAAGCGCCTTACCAGCTTGGTTGCAGATCAGGTTTATGAAAAAGAACAGCGCAGCAATCTGCTGATTAACATTTTAAGCCATATTGTAGAATTTCGTAATGAAGAGAGTGGGTTGCATGTACTCCATATTCGGACGCTGACGGAAATTCTGTTAAAGCAGCTGGTACAAAAAACAGATCGATATGCACTTTCTCAGGAGGATATCGGGCTCATTGGCCTGGCATCGGCCCTGCATGATGTCGGTAAGATGGCCATTCCGGATGAGATTTTAAATAAACCGGGCAGGCTGACAAAAGAGGAATTTGAGGTAATCAAGACGCATACCACTGCCGGCGCCAAGATATTGGAAGCTCTGCCGTGGTATGAGAGTGAAAGCCTTGTGAAGATTGCTTATGAAATATGCCGCTGGCACCATGAACGGTATGATGGAACGGGATATCCGGATGGATTAAAAGGAGATGAAATTCCGATTTCTGCGCAAATTGTGGCGCTGGCCGATGTGTATGATGCGCTGACAAGCGAACGGGTATATAAGAAAGCCATTCCGCATGAAGAAGCAGTGCAGATGATTCTAGGCGGGCAGTGCGGCAATTTTAATCCGCTGGTTTTAGAATGCCTGCAGGATGTGCACGAGCTTATCAAAGAAGAGCTTACAGAAGACTCGCCTGTTAAGGCAAACCGAAGAGAGATGCAAAGCATTGCACAGGCCATGATGGGGCATGAGGAGCTCTCAGCTTCCGAACGGACATTAAAGCTGCTGGAGCATGAAAGGATGAAATACGATTTCTTTGCTGCGCTCAGTCAGGAAATTCAGTTTGAATATACAATATCACCCTCGATGATTACTCTTAACGATTGGGGGGCAGAGAAGCTTGGATGCGGCAAGGTACTGGTAGGTCCCTTCGATAACGAAAAGATTTTTTCTGTATTTTCGAGAAAAAATATGAGGATTCTTTCTGAGGAGATCCATAGCACGACAACAGAGCAGCCGGTGGTGCAGTACGACTGTCAGCTGACGATTAACGGCGAGGAAAGGTGGACGCGCATCATTGCAAGAGCGATCTGGTCTACTGACGAGCCGCCGCGCTATATCGGAACAATAGGGAAGGCTATTGATATACATGAGACACATAAGGAAATGGAAACCCTGAAAAGGCTTGCGTTTCACGATTCGCTTACCGGTCTGCTTAACCATGCGCATGCAAAAGAGCGTATTATACAGCGAATGGAGGAGCGGCCCTTCAGCAAATATGCGCTGGTCATGTTTGATGTGGATCATTTTAAGAATGCCAATAATCATTATGGGCATATGTTTGGAGACCGGCTTTTAATCTATATGGCAGAAAAGCTGCGGCAGGCAATACGGGGCGGCGATATTGCCGCGCGTGTAGGCGGCGACGAATTTCTGATCTTCTTAGAGTACAAAGAAGAAATTGATGCCGGGATTAACAGAATATTTAATACGCTCTGCGGACAGTATGAAGAGTTTCCTATTTCGCTGAGTATGGGAATTGCAAAATCAGAGATGGTCGGCAATGACTACGATACATTGCTGCATGCAGCCGATAAGGCGCTTTATGCGGTTAAGCGGGATGGCAGAAAGCAATACCGCTTTTATGATGATTCAATGCAAGGGATGTTCTCTGCGCTTTCACCGATTGAAAGTGATGAAGAAAACCACAGGGAGGAAAAAGAATGA
- a CDS encoding Hpt domain-containing protein: MNLQECYAALGGNYEDVLARLRSEKLVQKFVLKFVDDKSYALLCSSLSEGNYEEAFRAAHTIKGMCQNLSFSALQESSSELTEKLRSGQKPGEEAVQKVQEDYQRTVAAIEELKASAE; the protein is encoded by the coding sequence ATGAATTTACAGGAATGCTATGCTGCACTTGGCGGCAATTATGAGGATGTACTGGCGCGGCTGCGCAGTGAAAAACTGGTGCAGAAGTTTGTGCTTAAGTTTGTGGATGATAAAAGCTATGCGCTGCTTTGCAGCTCGCTGTCGGAGGGAAATTACGAAGAGGCCTTCCGGGCTGCGCATACCATTAAAGGAATGTGTCAGAATCTGAGTTTTTCTGCTTTGCAGGAGTCAAGCAGCGAGCTTACAGAAAAGCTGCGCAGCGGGCAGAAGCCGGGCGAGGAAGCGGTGCAAAAAGTACAAGAGGATTATCAGCGCACGGTTGCCGCCATTGAAGAGCTGAAGGCATCCGCAGAATAA